A single Larimichthys crocea isolate SSNF chromosome VIII, L_crocea_2.0, whole genome shotgun sequence DNA region contains:
- the rrad gene encoding GTP-binding protein RAD, which yields MTLNKGDKLRNMDKRRGSVPFPMNLPNLHRRSMPVDDRDLRATMPQTGKTDELSNLLRCTSYSPNEQHRGSCASDSSDSVISTGSETESQVYKVVLLGEHGVGKSSLARVFGGFEDAGHDCDEAGNTYDRSILVDEEEASILLYDIWEQDNSQWLKEQCMRMGDAYIIVYSVTDKSSFEKASELRIQLRRARQSENIPIILVGNKSDLVRSREVSVDEGSACAVVFDCKFIETSASLHHNVQDLFEGIVRQIRLRKDSKEENARRMANCRRRESIGKKAKRFLGRMVARKNKKMAFRQKSKSCHDLTVL from the exons ATGACTTTGAACAAGGGTGACAAATTGCGGAACATGGACAAGAGAAGAGGAAGCGTGCCTTTCCCCATGAATCTACCGAACCTACACCGGAGAAGCATGCCCGTGGACGACCGGGACCTGCGCGCCACGATGCCACAGACGGGGAAAACCGACGAGCTGTCCAACCTCCTGCGCTGCACGTCCTACTCCCCGAACGAGCAGCACCGAGGCAGCTGCGCCTCAGACTCCTCGGACTCCGTGATCTCCACTGGCAGCGAAACCGAGTCCCAGGTGTACAAGGTGGTTCTCCTCGGGGAGCACGGCGTCGGCAAGTCCAGCCTGGCGCGCGTCTTTGGAGGATTTGAGGATGCTGGTCACGACTGTGATGAAGCAG gAAACACTTATGACAGATCTATCTTGGTGGATGAAGAAGAGGCATCCATTTTGCTGTATGACATCTgggaacag GATAATAGCCAGTGGCTGAAGGAACAGTGCATGAGGATGGGAGACGCCTACATCATCGTGTATTCAGTGACAGACAAATCAAGCTTCGAGAAGGCATCGGAGCTGCGTATTCAGCTGCGCCGGGCCAGGCAGTCAGAGAACATTCCCATAATCCTTGTGGGTAACAAGAGTGACCTGGTGCGGTCCAGAGAAGTGTCTGTAGATG AGGGAAGTGCCTGCGCAGTGGTATTCGACTGCAAGTTCATCGAGACATCTGCATCCCTTCACCACAATGTGCAGGACCTGTTCGAGGGCATCGTTAGACAGATCCGCCTGAGGAAAGACAGCAAAGAGGAGAACGCACGACGCATGGCCAACTGCAGGCGTAGGGAGAGCATTGGAAAGAAGGCTAAACGGTTTCTGGGGCGCATGGTTGCACGCAAGAACAAGAAGATGGCTTTCAGGCAGAAGTCAAAGTCCTGTCATGACCTGACAGTTCTCTGA